In Priestia megaterium NBRC 15308 = ATCC 14581, the following proteins share a genomic window:
- the dtd gene encoding D-aminoacyl-tRNA deacylase has protein sequence MRVVVQRAKNAKVTVAGETVGEIKHGYMLLVGITHDDTEADAEYVADKIVNLRVFDDESGKMNLSLLDVEGEILSVSQFTLYGDCRKGRRPNFMGAARPDHAVTLYNYFNKILSEKNVRVETGAFGEMMDVSFTNDGPVTLIVESKEKTQAHR, from the coding sequence ATGAGAGTAGTCGTACAAAGAGCAAAGAATGCAAAAGTAACTGTTGCAGGTGAGACGGTCGGTGAGATTAAGCACGGATATATGCTTTTAGTGGGCATTACCCATGACGATACTGAAGCTGATGCAGAGTATGTAGCGGATAAAATTGTGAATTTGCGAGTGTTTGATGATGAGTCTGGCAAAATGAATTTGTCGCTTCTAGATGTAGAAGGAGAAATTTTATCGGTATCTCAATTTACGCTGTACGGAGATTGCCGAAAAGGCAGAAGACCAAACTTTATGGGAGCTGCTAGGCCAGATCATGCTGTAACGCTTTACAACTATTTTAATAAAATATTATCAGAAAAAAATGTTCGAGTAGAAACCGGCGCATTTGGTGAAATGATGGACGTATCATTTACAAATGACGGACCGGTCACGCTTATTGTAGAAAGCAAAGAAAAAACGCAGGCTCACAGATGA
- a CDS encoding RelA/SpoT family protein translates to MANEQVLTAEQVIDNTKRYLNEEDVAFVQKAYDFAKEAHKEQYRKSGEPYIIHPIQVAGILVDLDMDPATIAAGFLHDVVEDTEITLKDLEKAFNEEVAMLVDGVTKLGKIKYKSKEEQQAENHRKMFVAMAQDIRVILIKLADRLHNMRTLKHLPQEKQRRISNETLEIFAPLAHRLGISKIKWELEDTALRYLNPQQYYRIVNLMKKKRAEREQYLAEVIDEVREQVDEVSIKVEISGRPKHIYSIYRKMALQNKQFNEIYDLLAVRIIVNSIKDCYAVLGIIHTCWKPMPGRFKDYIAMPKQNMYQSLHTTVIGPKGDPLEVQIRTFDMHQIAEYGIAAHWAYKEGKTAEHASFEEKLTWFREILEFQNDANDAEEFMESLKVDLFSDMVYIFTPKGDVIELPSGSVPIDFSYRIHSEIGNKTIGAKVNGKMVTLDYRLKTGDIIEILTSKHSYGPSKDWLKLAQTSQAKNKIRQFFKKQSRDENIEKGKELVEKEIRQMEFDLKEVLTADNIKRVAEKFNFSNEDDMYAAIGYNGLTAAQVANRLTEKWRKQRDQEQEIQIDDIARDTAAKRVRQHKRKDSGVIVPGVENMLIRLSKCCNPVPGDEIVGFITKGRGVSVHRADCLNVHTDDAESRLIPVEWETHIKEGKEFNVEIEISGYDRRGLLNEVLQVVNETKTNISAVSGKSDRNKMATIHMSISIHNISHLHKVVERIKQLRDIYSVRRIMH, encoded by the coding sequence ATGGCAAATGAGCAAGTCCTAACAGCGGAACAGGTCATTGACAATACGAAGCGATATTTAAATGAAGAAGACGTGGCTTTTGTACAAAAAGCATATGATTTTGCAAAAGAAGCTCACAAAGAACAATATCGCAAGTCGGGTGAACCATATATTATCCACCCGATTCAAGTCGCAGGAATTTTAGTTGATCTAGATATGGATCCAGCAACAATTGCAGCTGGATTTCTACATGATGTGGTTGAAGATACAGAGATAACACTAAAGGATTTAGAAAAAGCTTTTAATGAAGAAGTAGCAATGTTAGTAGACGGCGTAACGAAACTTGGGAAAATTAAATATAAGTCTAAAGAAGAGCAGCAGGCTGAAAATCATCGCAAGATGTTTGTGGCAATGGCTCAAGATATTCGAGTTATATTGATCAAACTTGCGGATCGTCTTCATAACATGCGTACGCTAAAGCATTTACCGCAGGAAAAGCAGCGACGCATTTCAAATGAAACGCTTGAAATTTTTGCTCCTCTTGCTCATCGTCTCGGTATTTCAAAAATTAAGTGGGAGCTTGAAGATACAGCTTTACGTTACTTAAATCCTCAGCAATATTATCGCATTGTAAATTTGATGAAGAAAAAGCGTGCGGAACGCGAGCAGTATTTGGCTGAAGTTATTGATGAAGTTCGAGAGCAAGTAGATGAAGTGTCGATTAAAGTTGAAATTTCAGGACGTCCAAAACATATTTATTCCATCTATCGTAAAATGGCACTGCAAAACAAGCAGTTTAATGAAATTTACGATTTACTAGCTGTGCGCATTATTGTAAATAGCATTAAAGACTGCTATGCGGTGTTAGGAATTATTCACACGTGCTGGAAGCCAATGCCGGGACGTTTCAAAGATTATATTGCAATGCCAAAACAAAATATGTACCAGTCTCTTCATACGACGGTTATCGGACCAAAAGGTGATCCGTTAGAAGTTCAAATTCGAACGTTTGACATGCACCAAATTGCTGAGTATGGAATTGCTGCTCATTGGGCTTACAAAGAGGGAAAAACAGCTGAGCATGCTTCATTTGAAGAAAAGTTGACGTGGTTTAGAGAAATTTTAGAATTTCAAAATGACGCAAACGATGCAGAAGAATTTATGGAATCTCTAAAAGTTGACTTGTTTTCCGACATGGTTTACATTTTTACGCCAAAAGGCGACGTCATTGAGCTTCCTTCGGGTTCTGTTCCAATTGATTTTTCCTATCGTATTCATTCTGAAATCGGAAATAAAACTATTGGAGCAAAAGTCAACGGCAAGATGGTTACGCTTGATTACCGTTTGAAAACGGGGGACATTATCGAAATTTTGACATCTAAGCATTCGTATGGTCCAAGCAAGGACTGGTTAAAGCTTGCTCAAACGTCTCAAGCCAAAAATAAAATTCGCCAATTCTTTAAAAAGCAAAGCCGCGATGAAAATATTGAAAAAGGCAAAGAGCTGGTTGAAAAAGAAATTCGTCAAATGGAGTTTGACTTAAAAGAAGTATTAACAGCTGATAATATCAAACGAGTAGCGGAGAAGTTTAATTTCTCAAACGAAGATGATATGTATGCAGCTATTGGGTATAACGGATTAACTGCGGCTCAAGTAGCTAATCGTTTAACCGAGAAGTGGAGAAAGCAGCGCGATCAAGAACAAGAGATCCAAATTGATGATATTGCACGCGACACTGCGGCCAAGCGTGTTCGCCAGCATAAACGAAAAGATTCCGGGGTTATTGTACCGGGTGTAGAGAACATGCTGATTCGCTTGTCTAAATGCTGTAATCCAGTTCCTGGAGATGAGATTGTTGGTTTTATTACAAAGGGGCGAGGAGTATCTGTTCATAGAGCAGATTGTTTAAACGTTCACACAGATGATGCTGAAAGCCGCCTTATTCCTGTAGAGTGGGAAACACATATTAAAGAAGGCAAAGAGTTTAACGTGGAAATTGAAATTTCCGGATACGACCGCAGGGGCTTACTAAATGAAGTTCTGCAGGTTGTAAACGAGACTAAAACGAATATTTCAGCCGTTTCAGGAAAATCGGACCGAAACAAAATGGCTACGATTCATATGTCAATTTCTATTCATAACATCAGTCACCTTCATAAAGTGGTTGAGCGCATTAAGCAGCTTCGAGACATTTATTCAGTTCGCCGAATTATGCATTAA
- a CDS encoding tRNA threonylcarbamoyladenosine dehydratase: MLHQFSRNELAIGKEGLATLKGSTVAILGIGGVGSFSAEALARSGVGRLILVDKDDVDITNVNRQIHALLSTVGQPKTELMKKRILDINPDCDVVSLQMFYTEETYEEFFSYEPDFVVDASDTISYKIHLMKECLKRDIPIISSMGAANKMDPTRFKIADISKTHTDPIAKVVRTRLRKEGIRKGINVVFSDERPIVIREEVRKEVGNDQAQIRKAKMPPSSNAFVPSVAGLIMGGHVINELLSDIKIRRVGDQ; the protein is encoded by the coding sequence ATGTTGCATCAGTTTTCGCGTAATGAACTGGCGATAGGAAAAGAAGGGCTAGCTACTTTAAAAGGCAGCACAGTTGCTATTTTAGGGATAGGAGGAGTAGGGTCGTTTTCTGCTGAGGCTTTGGCTAGGTCAGGAGTAGGGCGTTTAATTCTTGTAGATAAAGACGATGTTGATATTACAAACGTAAATCGTCAAATTCACGCGCTGCTTTCTACGGTAGGTCAGCCCAAGACAGAATTAATGAAAAAACGTATTTTGGATATTAACCCAGACTGTGACGTCGTTTCTCTTCAAATGTTTTATACGGAAGAAACGTATGAAGAGTTCTTTAGTTACGAACCGGACTTCGTAGTGGATGCATCCGATACGATTTCGTATAAAATTCATTTAATGAAAGAATGTTTAAAACGTGATATTCCGATTATTTCAAGTATGGGTGCTGCGAATAAAATGGATCCAACACGTTTCAAAATTGCAGACATTTCAAAGACACATACAGATCCGATTGCAAAAGTGGTTCGTACTCGTCTGCGTAAAGAAGGAATTCGCAAAGGAATTAACGTCGTTTTTTCTGATGAACGTCCAATCGTTATTCGCGAAGAAGTTCGCAAAGAAGTAGGAAACGATCAAGCGCAAATTCGAAAAGCGAAAATGCCCCCATCTTCTAATGCTTTTGTTCCATCTGTAGCAGGATTAATTATGGGCGGTCATGTTATCAATGAATTATTAAGTGATATTAAGATTCGCCGCGTAGGTGATCAATAA
- a CDS encoding adenine phosphoribosyltransferase, whose translation MNFKDYITIVPDWPKPGITFKDISTLMDNGDAYRAATDEIVKYANDKQVDIIVGPEARGFIVGCPVAYALGIGFAPVRKEGKLPREVIKVDYGLEYGKDVLTIHKDAIKPGQRVLITDDLLATGGTIEATIKLVEELGGIVVGAAFLIELSYLDGRDKLDGYDVFTLMTY comes from the coding sequence ATGAATTTTAAAGATTATATTACAATTGTACCTGACTGGCCAAAACCAGGTATTACATTTAAAGATATCTCAACATTAATGGATAACGGTGACGCATACCGTGCCGCAACGGATGAGATTGTAAAATATGCCAATGATAAACAAGTTGATATTATCGTAGGACCGGAAGCTCGCGGATTTATCGTTGGTTGTCCAGTAGCATACGCGCTAGGTATCGGCTTTGCACCTGTTCGTAAAGAAGGAAAATTACCGCGTGAAGTAATCAAAGTAGATTACGGTTTAGAATACGGTAAAGACGTATTAACGATTCACAAAGATGCAATTAAGCCAGGTCAGCGCGTGTTGATTACAGATGATTTATTAGCAACAGGCGGTACAATTGAAGCGACGATTAAGCTTGTCGAAGAATTAGGCGGAATTGTTGTTGGAGCTGCGTTCTTAATTGAACTTTCTTACCTTGACGGCCGTGACAAACTAGACGGTTACGATGTATTCACATTAATGACGTATTAA
- a CDS encoding phosphate ABC transporter substrate-binding protein PstS family protein: protein MKTKGFKVTLAAFLMVGALAACGKDGASNDSGSGSKEEVSGTLTAAGSTALQPLAEEAANGITEKYPNLSVTVQGGGSGTGVNQVASGAVDIGNSDVPAADKIEDKSKADKLVDTKVAGIGFALVVNKDVKVESLTKEQIQKIFSGEIKNWKEVGGNDEKINVINRPASSGTRATFEKTLMGDAKVNDSVGTAQDSNGAVEQSVNSTPGAVSYLAMSYLIGDKKESLKMLNIDGVEPTTENIVSKKYPFWSYEYMITNGEPKDGAKEYIDYVAGKDFAKQVEDMGYIPMTEFKK, encoded by the coding sequence ATGAAAACAAAGGGTTTTAAAGTAACATTAGCAGCTTTTTTAATGGTAGGAGCACTAGCAGCATGTGGTAAAGACGGAGCAAGCAACGACAGTGGTTCGGGCAGCAAAGAAGAAGTGTCAGGTACGTTAACAGCAGCGGGATCTACAGCTTTACAACCACTTGCAGAAGAAGCAGCGAATGGAATTACTGAAAAATATCCAAACCTTTCAGTAACGGTACAAGGTGGAGGTAGTGGAACGGGTGTTAACCAAGTAGCATCAGGAGCAGTTGACATTGGAAACTCTGATGTTCCAGCAGCCGATAAAATCGAAGATAAATCAAAAGCAGATAAACTTGTAGATACGAAAGTAGCGGGTATTGGGTTCGCACTTGTTGTAAATAAAGATGTAAAAGTAGAATCGTTAACAAAAGAGCAAATTCAAAAGATTTTCTCTGGTGAAATTAAAAACTGGAAAGAAGTTGGCGGAAACGACGAGAAAATTAACGTAATCAACCGTCCAGCATCATCTGGTACACGTGCTACATTCGAGAAAACATTAATGGGTGACGCAAAAGTAAATGACAGCGTTGGTACAGCTCAAGATTCAAACGGAGCGGTTGAGCAATCAGTAAACTCAACGCCAGGAGCAGTAAGTTACCTTGCTATGTCGTATTTAATTGGCGATAAAAAAGAAAGTTTAAAAATGCTTAATATTGATGGTGTAGAGCCAACAACAGAAAACATTGTTTCTAAAAAATATCCGTTTTGGTCTTATGAGTACATGATTACAAACGGTGAGCCAAAAGATGGTGCAAAAGAGTACATTGACTACGTAGCTGGTAAGGACTTTGCTAAGCAAGTAGAAGATATGGGATATATCCCAATGACTGAGTTCAAAAAATAA
- the pstC gene encoding phosphate ABC transporter permease subunit PstC, with product MKGKKSINYVKSEYIGRTLSTFCGILIVLVTLAIIVFICEKGIQSFLQSNISIGEMLTSTKWSPNNKEYGALVFILGSMLVSIGAVIISAPIGIAIAIFNNYISPKFGSTVLRPVLELLVGVPSVVYGLLGVTILVPLLRDNFGGVGFSLIAGIIVLSVMILPTIASIADDAIRSVAPEYLEASYGLGSTRWQAISRVIIPSAKTGILTGIVLGLARAFGEALAVQMVIGNTVKLPESLYSPTATLTGILTMDMSNTLNGTAWNNALWTLAMILLLISFVFILIIRAIGKRGAHQ from the coding sequence ATGAAGGGGAAAAAATCCATTAATTATGTAAAAAGCGAATACATTGGCCGTACGCTTTCTACATTTTGCGGTATTCTAATTGTACTTGTTACGTTAGCTATTATCGTATTTATTTGTGAAAAAGGCATACAGTCATTTTTACAAAGTAATATATCAATCGGTGAAATGTTGACTTCAACAAAATGGAGCCCAAACAATAAAGAATACGGGGCACTTGTGTTTATTCTGGGTTCCATGCTTGTATCAATCGGAGCCGTGATTATAAGTGCTCCAATTGGAATTGCTATCGCCATTTTTAACAACTATATTTCGCCTAAATTTGGTTCAACGGTTTTACGACCGGTTTTAGAACTTTTAGTCGGAGTTCCTTCAGTGGTATACGGCCTTTTAGGGGTTACCATTTTAGTACCGCTTCTTCGCGATAACTTCGGCGGAGTGGGCTTTAGTTTGATTGCCGGAATTATTGTCTTAAGCGTCATGATTCTTCCGACAATTGCAAGTATTGCTGACGATGCAATTCGAAGCGTAGCACCTGAATATTTAGAAGCTTCTTATGGACTAGGTTCAACAAGATGGCAGGCAATTAGCCGAGTCATTATTCCATCTGCTAAAACAGGTATTTTAACAGGTATCGTGTTAGGACTTGCCCGCGCATTCGGAGAAGCGCTAGCTGTTCAAATGGTTATCGGAAACACGGTTAAGCTTCCTGAAAGCTTATATAGTCCAACGGCAACATTAACAGGTATTTTAACAATGGATATGTCTAATACGTTAAACGGAACGGCATGGAATAACGCATTGTGGACGTTAGCTATGATTTTACTGCTTATTTCTTTCGTGTTCATTTTAATTATCCGAGCAATTGGGAAACGAGGTGCTCATCAATGA
- the pstA gene encoding phosphate ABC transporter permease PstA, whose amino-acid sequence MRNKNARTVNNIWTGIFYGIAALVVLLLVYLVVEIIAKGWGFWDPNFLFGKPSNTMAGGGIGPQLFNSFYMLVLTLIISIPLGLGAGIYLAEYAKQGRFLNFVRLCIETMASLPSIVVGLFGLLIFVTFSGWGYTLIGGALVITILNLPGLTRVCESAIASVPASVKEASLGLGATKWQTIVKVVIPSAIQQIITGVILTAGRIFGEAAALIYTAGLTTPMLNSNADLTSPVNPFNIFRPAETLAVHIWKLNSEGIVPDARLIATKSAAILIIMVLLFNIIARLVAKLLDSYFKGSTKTKKRKEVKSAA is encoded by the coding sequence ATGAGAAACAAAAATGCACGCACAGTAAATAATATATGGACAGGTATTTTTTATGGCATTGCCGCTCTAGTTGTGTTGCTATTAGTGTATTTAGTTGTTGAAATTATCGCTAAAGGCTGGGGGTTTTGGGACCCGAACTTTTTATTTGGAAAGCCAAGCAATACGATGGCGGGAGGCGGTATCGGACCTCAGCTGTTTAACTCGTTCTACATGCTTGTTTTAACGCTGATCATTTCTATTCCTCTTGGTTTAGGAGCCGGAATTTACTTAGCGGAGTACGCGAAGCAAGGTCGTTTCTTAAATTTCGTCCGCTTATGTATTGAAACAATGGCGTCATTACCGTCCATTGTAGTTGGTTTATTTGGATTATTAATTTTTGTCACATTTTCAGGCTGGGGCTATACGCTTATCGGTGGAGCACTTGTGATTACAATTTTAAATTTACCGGGTTTAACGCGCGTATGTGAAAGTGCGATTGCATCTGTTCCTGCGAGTGTAAAAGAAGCGAGTTTAGGGTTGGGTGCGACTAAATGGCAAACAATTGTCAAAGTCGTCATTCCATCAGCGATTCAACAAATTATCACAGGCGTTATTTTAACAGCGGGACGAATCTTTGGAGAGGCAGCTGCGTTGATTTATACGGCTGGCTTAACCACGCCGATGTTAAATTCAAATGCTGACTTAACGAGTCCTGTAAACCCGTTTAATATTTTTCGACCAGCAGAGACGCTTGCCGTTCACATTTGGAAATTAAACTCTGAAGGAATCGTACCTGATGCAAGATTGATTGCAACAAAGTCAGCTGCTATTCTAATCATTATGGTTCTGTTGTTTAACATAATCGCTCGTTTAGTCGCTAAACTTTTAGACAGCTACTTTAAAGGTTCAACAAAAACGAAAAAACGCAAAGAAGTTAAAAGTGCAGCTTAA
- a CDS encoding N-acetylmuramoyl-L-alanine amidase, producing the protein MAASILLLLCSSSFERPNVPVHQPIIVTADSLHVRSGPGRSFSITNKLTKNTRLSVSDRQGDWYYVESSDIQGWVFKKFTKTVALRSVQPSMQVAQRQPVYTLSKSLQHLKGKTIIIDAGHGGKDKGAIGTQGTYEKDLTLRTALILQNKLQKEGAHVILTRTHDEYLLLSQRTLQSTKADAFISIHYNSTNSSQLTGLMTYYYHQHQDSPLTHSIHQSLINHAKLKDKGERFGNYYVLRENTRPSTLIELGFLSNEREETYINSISYQQMITSAIAEGLNHYFQSKEKTQTHL; encoded by the coding sequence TTGGCTGCAAGTATCCTTTTATTACTGTGTTCTTCCTCATTTGAGCGCCCAAATGTACCGGTCCATCAACCCATTATTGTAACAGCTGACTCTCTTCATGTACGCAGCGGTCCAGGACGTTCATTTTCAATTACAAATAAATTGACGAAGAATACAAGACTATCCGTTTCAGACCGTCAAGGAGATTGGTATTATGTAGAAAGCTCGGATATTCAAGGATGGGTGTTTAAAAAATTCACGAAAACCGTAGCGCTTCGCAGCGTTCAGCCTAGCATGCAGGTAGCGCAGCGCCAGCCTGTTTATACGCTGAGTAAAAGCTTGCAGCACTTAAAGGGCAAAACAATTATTATTGATGCAGGCCATGGAGGAAAAGACAAAGGAGCCATCGGCACACAGGGCACATATGAAAAAGACCTCACTCTTCGAACAGCACTTATTTTACAAAACAAACTTCAAAAAGAAGGCGCACACGTCATTTTAACCCGCACCCATGATGAGTACCTTCTACTTTCACAGCGCACGCTGCAATCGACTAAAGCAGATGCTTTTATAAGCATTCACTACAACAGTACGAACAGCTCACAGCTAACTGGCCTTATGACGTATTATTACCATCAGCATCAGGACAGTCCACTCACACATTCTATTCATCAGTCCCTTATTAATCATGCAAAATTAAAAGACAAAGGAGAACGTTTTGGAAACTATTATGTTCTTCGCGAAAATACACGTCCGAGTACATTAATTGAACTAGGCTTTTTAAGCAACGAACGGGAAGAAACGTATATTAATTCCATCAGTTATCAGCAAATGATTACGTCCGCTATCGCTGAAGGATTAAATCACTACTTTCAAAGCAAAGAAAAAACGCAGACTCATCTGTGA
- the hisS gene encoding histidine--tRNA ligase, producing the protein MSVQIPRGTQDILPGKVEYWQFVEQRAREICRAFNYQEIRTPMFEHTELFLRGVGETTDIVQKEMYTFKDRGDRSLTLRPEGTAAVGRSFVSNKMFGNPTQPTKLFYIGPMFRYERPQAGRFRQFVQFGVEALGVNDPAIDAEVLALLMSFYQSLGLKKLKLVVNSLGDTESRQAHRQALIDHFAPRIGEFCSDCQSRLEKNPLRILDCKKDRDHELMATAPSILDYLNDYSKEYFEKVQQYLTDLDIDYVVDPTLVRGLDYYNHTAFELMSEAEGFGAITTLCGGGRYNGLIQEIGGPETPGIGFALSIERLLSALEAEGIELPVETGVDCYVVTMGDEAKEKSVSIVNTLRRAGFVADKDYQDKKMKAQFKAADRVQAKFVVVLGEDELAKQVVNVKNMESGEQQEVSIDQLVSYLQEQV; encoded by the coding sequence ATGTCAGTTCAAATACCTAGAGGCACACAAGATATTTTACCGGGCAAAGTAGAATATTGGCAGTTTGTTGAACAGCGAGCAAGAGAAATCTGCCGTGCGTTCAACTACCAAGAAATTCGTACACCAATGTTTGAACACACTGAATTATTTTTGCGCGGAGTGGGAGAAACAACAGATATCGTGCAAAAAGAAATGTACACATTTAAAGATCGAGGTGACCGCAGCTTAACGCTTCGTCCAGAAGGAACAGCTGCAGTTGGACGATCATTTGTTTCAAATAAGATGTTTGGAAATCCAACGCAGCCAACAAAGCTGTTTTATATTGGTCCTATGTTTCGCTATGAACGACCTCAAGCGGGACGTTTCCGTCAATTCGTTCAGTTTGGTGTAGAAGCATTAGGGGTAAATGATCCAGCTATTGATGCTGAAGTTCTTGCCCTGTTAATGAGTTTTTACCAATCGCTTGGATTGAAAAAATTAAAGTTGGTTGTTAACAGTTTAGGAGATACAGAAAGTCGTCAAGCTCACCGTCAAGCGCTTATTGACCACTTTGCACCTCGCATTGGAGAGTTTTGCAGCGACTGCCAAAGCAGATTGGAGAAAAATCCTCTTCGTATTTTAGACTGTAAAAAAGATCGGGACCATGAACTGATGGCTACAGCGCCGTCTATTCTTGATTATTTAAATGACTATTCAAAAGAATATTTTGAAAAAGTACAGCAGTACTTAACCGATTTAGACATTGACTATGTTGTAGATCCGACGCTAGTACGCGGGTTAGATTATTATAATCACACAGCATTTGAACTAATGAGTGAAGCAGAAGGATTTGGCGCCATTACAACTCTTTGTGGCGGAGGCCGTTATAATGGGCTGATTCAAGAAATCGGCGGACCTGAAACACCGGGTATCGGATTCGCTTTAAGTATCGAACGCTTATTATCTGCATTGGAAGCAGAAGGAATTGAGCTTCCGGTAGAAACAGGCGTAGATTGCTATGTAGTAACTATGGGCGATGAAGCAAAAGAAAAATCCGTTTCAATTGTAAATACGCTTCGACGTGCAGGCTTTGTAGCCGATAAAGATTATCAAGATAAAAAAATGAAAGCTCAGTTTAAAGCAGCTGATCGTGTACAAGCAAAATTTGTTGTTGTTCTAGGTGAAGATGAGCTAGCAAAACAAGTTGTAAACGTAAAGAATATGGAATCTGGCGAACAGCAAGAAGTATCAATTGATCAATTGGTCAGCTATTTGCAAGAACAAGTATAA
- the aspS gene encoding aspartate--tRNA ligase, whose protein sequence is MTKRSYYCGDVTEQATGETVLLKGWVQKRRDLGGLIFIDLRDRGGVVQVVFNPEKSAEALKIAEDVRNEFVLEVQGTVVAREEGTVNPNLKTGKIEVHAEQITVLNKAKTPPFAIADQTEVSEDVRLKYRYLDLRRSEMFNTLKMRNDITKTIRDFLDQNDFLDVETPILTKSTPEGARDYLVPSRVHEGEFYALPQSPQIFKQLLMVSGVERYYQIARCFRDEDLRADRQPEFTQIDIETSFLSQEDIMTMTEEMMSKVMKRVKDLDITTPFPRMSYDEAMSRYGSDKPDTRFEMELVNLSELVKDCGFKVFSAAVENGGEVKAINVKGAASSYSRKDIDALTEFVKIYGAKGLAWLKVEADGLKGPIAKFFNEDEQKQFAEALQTEEGDLLLFVADKKSVVADALGALRLKLAKEQGIIDETKFNFLWVTDWPLLEHDEEDNRYYAAHHPFTMPVREDLPMLESDPGQVRAQAYDLVLNGYELGGGSLRIYERDIQEKMFKTLGFTLEEAYEQFGFLLEAFEYGTPPHGGIALGLDRLVMLLAGRTNLRDTIAFPKTASASCLLTNAPGEVSEAQLDELHLQVKKQKTEA, encoded by the coding sequence ATGACAAAACGTTCATACTACTGTGGTGATGTAACAGAACAAGCAACTGGCGAAACAGTTCTATTAAAAGGATGGGTTCAAAAACGCCGTGATTTAGGGGGATTAATCTTTATTGATTTACGCGACCGCGGCGGAGTTGTACAGGTTGTATTTAATCCTGAAAAATCTGCTGAAGCGCTAAAAATTGCTGAAGATGTACGTAATGAATTCGTACTGGAAGTGCAAGGAACTGTTGTAGCTCGTGAAGAGGGAACCGTTAACCCGAACTTAAAAACAGGTAAAATTGAAGTTCACGCTGAGCAGATTACGGTATTAAACAAAGCCAAAACACCTCCTTTTGCTATTGCGGATCAAACGGAAGTATCAGAAGATGTTCGATTAAAATATCGTTATTTAGATCTTCGACGTTCTGAGATGTTTAACACGCTTAAAATGCGCAATGACATTACAAAAACAATTCGTGACTTCTTAGATCAAAATGACTTTTTAGATGTTGAAACACCTATTTTAACGAAAAGTACGCCAGAAGGCGCACGTGATTATCTTGTACCAAGCCGCGTGCACGAAGGGGAGTTTTATGCTCTTCCTCAATCACCGCAAATCTTCAAGCAGCTGCTAATGGTAAGCGGAGTTGAGCGTTATTATCAAATCGCTCGCTGCTTCCGTGATGAAGACTTGCGTGCAGATCGTCAGCCTGAATTTACTCAAATCGATATTGAAACATCATTTTTATCTCAAGAGGACATCATGACAATGACGGAAGAAATGATGTCTAAAGTAATGAAGCGCGTAAAAGATTTAGATATAACGACGCCTTTCCCGCGCATGTCATATGATGAAGCGATGAGTCGCTACGGTTCAGATAAGCCGGATACACGTTTTGAAATGGAGCTAGTCAACTTATCAGAGCTTGTGAAAGACTGCGGGTTCAAAGTATTTAGCGCAGCAGTTGAAAACGGCGGAGAAGTAAAAGCCATTAACGTAAAAGGTGCCGCTTCTAGCTATTCACGTAAAGATATCGATGCTCTAACAGAGTTCGTGAAAATTTACGGTGCTAAAGGGTTAGCATGGCTGAAAGTTGAAGCTGACGGCTTAAAAGGACCGATTGCAAAATTCTTCAATGAAGATGAGCAAAAGCAATTTGCGGAAGCTCTTCAAACGGAAGAAGGGGATTTACTTTTATTTGTAGCTGATAAAAAGTCAGTTGTAGCAGATGCACTTGGCGCTCTTCGCCTAAAGCTTGCAAAAGAACAAGGAATTATTGATGAAACGAAATTTAACTTCCTATGGGTAACAGATTGGCCTCTTCTTGAGCATGACGAAGAAGACAACCGTTACTACGCGGCTCATCATCCATTCACAATGCCAGTTCGTGAAGATTTACCAATGTTAGAAAGCGATCCTGGACAAGTCCGTGCACAAGCATATGACTTAGTATTGAATGGCTACGAACTTGGCGGAGGATCTTTACGTATTTACGAGCGTGATATTCAAGAAAAAATGTTTAAAACGCTTGGATTTACATTAGAAGAAGCATATGAGCAGTTTGGTTTCTTACTTGAAGCATTTGAATACGGTACTCCTCCTCACGGCGGAATTGCGTTAGGTCTTGACCGTTTAGTTATGCTTCTAGCAGGACGCACAAACTTGCGTGATACAATTGCCTTCCCTAAAACAGCAAGTGCAAGCTGTCTATTAACAAATGCACCTGGTGAAGTAAGTGAAGCGCAATTAGACGAGCTGCATTTGCAGGTAAAAAAGCAAAAAACAGAAGCGTAA